One genomic region from Cellulomonas hominis encodes:
- a CDS encoding carbohydrate ABC transporter permease, whose translation MSTEITGATAGTTARATRGAGPDRGSKPRKSDRARAEARLGWLLAGPAFVVMLAVTAYPILQAVYDSLFRYRLTAPDDRGFVGLGNYGVILGDPVFWQSLGVTTFIMVVTVAIELVLGFALALVMHRAITRLRGLLRTAILVPYGIITVVSAFAWFYAFAIESGYVNQWFDWVPGIGPDLNWFAERGTSLFVIIASEVWKTTPFISLLLLAGLAQVPGDLEEAAQVDGATWWQRMRRVVMPNMKAAIMVAVLFRALDAFRIFDNVFIMTNGANGTTVLSLLAYRTSIGRLEIGLGSAISVLLFLCVIVICFIAIKIFKVDLAGARGEK comes from the coding sequence GTGAGTACCGAGATCACGGGGGCCACGGCCGGGACGACCGCGCGCGCCACGCGCGGGGCCGGGCCCGACCGCGGGTCGAAGCCCCGCAAGAGCGACCGCGCCCGGGCGGAGGCGCGGCTCGGCTGGCTGCTGGCCGGCCCGGCGTTCGTCGTCATGCTCGCCGTGACGGCCTACCCGATCCTGCAGGCCGTCTACGACTCGCTGTTCCGGTACCGGCTCACCGCGCCGGACGACCGCGGGTTCGTCGGGCTCGGCAACTACGGCGTGATCCTGGGCGACCCGGTGTTCTGGCAGTCGCTCGGCGTGACGACGTTCATCATGGTCGTCACGGTGGCGATCGAGCTGGTGCTCGGCTTCGCGCTCGCCCTGGTCATGCACCGGGCCATCACCCGGCTGCGCGGCCTGCTGCGGACGGCGATCCTCGTGCCCTACGGGATCATCACGGTCGTCTCGGCGTTCGCGTGGTTCTACGCGTTCGCCATCGAGTCGGGGTACGTCAACCAGTGGTTCGACTGGGTGCCCGGCATCGGCCCGGACCTCAACTGGTTCGCCGAGCGCGGCACCAGCCTGTTCGTCATCATCGCGTCCGAGGTCTGGAAGACGACGCCGTTCATCTCGCTGCTCCTGCTCGCCGGCCTGGCGCAGGTGCCCGGCGACCTGGAGGAGGCCGCGCAGGTCGACGGCGCCACCTGGTGGCAGCGGATGCGCCGGGTCGTCATGCCGAACATGAAGGCCGCGATCATGGTCGCCGTCCTGTTCCGGGCGCTCGACGCGTTCCGGATCTTCGACAACGTCTTCATCATGACGAACGGCGCGAACGGCACCACGGTGCTGTCCCTGCTGGCCTACCGGACGTCCATCGGGCGGCTGGAGATCGGCCTGGGGTCGGCGATCTCCGTGCTCCTGTTCCTGTGCGTGATCGTCATCTGCTTCATCGCGATCAAGATCTTCAAGGTCGACCTGGCCGGCGCGAGGGGGGAGAAGTGA
- a CDS encoding carbonic anhydrase, translating into MAHPTTPAEAWSALREGNDRFVRGAMEHPSQGIDRRAEVSTGQQPFAVVFGCSDSRVAAEIIFDQGLGDVFVVRTAGHVLDTTVIGSIEYGVEVLGASLVVVLGHDSCGAVAAATAALTTGELPRGFVRAVVDRVIPSIVSLAHGPDADGHPRDLSTVDPADLGHEHVRHTVDMLRSYSVTLAEAIDEGRCAVVGVEYALADGRARLTSAVGDIGEQPVAPV; encoded by the coding sequence ATGGCACACCCCACGACCCCCGCCGAGGCCTGGTCCGCGCTCCGCGAGGGGAACGACCGGTTCGTCCGCGGCGCCATGGAGCACCCGTCCCAGGGCATCGACCGCCGCGCCGAGGTCAGCACCGGCCAGCAGCCGTTCGCCGTGGTCTTCGGCTGCTCGGACAGCCGCGTCGCGGCCGAGATCATCTTCGACCAGGGGCTCGGCGACGTGTTCGTCGTCCGCACCGCCGGGCACGTGCTGGACACCACGGTCATCGGCTCGATCGAGTACGGCGTGGAGGTCCTCGGCGCCTCGCTGGTCGTCGTGCTGGGCCACGACTCGTGCGGCGCGGTGGCCGCCGCGACCGCGGCGCTCACCACCGGCGAGCTCCCGCGCGGCTTCGTGCGGGCTGTCGTGGACCGGGTGATCCCGAGCATCGTGTCCCTCGCGCACGGGCCGGACGCCGACGGCCACCCGCGCGACCTGTCGACCGTCGACCCGGCCGACCTGGGCCACGAGCACGTCCGGCACACCGTGGACATGCTGCGGTCGTACTCGGTCACGCTGGCCGAGGCGATCGACGAGGGCCGGTGCGCGGTGGTCGGCGTCGAGTACGCGCTGGCGGACGGCCGGGCGCGGCTCACGAGCGCCGTGGGTGACATCGGGGAGCAGCCGGTCGCGCCGGTGTGA
- a CDS encoding sugar ABC transporter substrate-binding protein: protein MHRRSRGIAAVAVLALGAGLAACAPADDTPVLTWYTNPDAGGQATLAQQCTEEAGGAYRIEVSVLPRDASSQREQLARRLAASDSSIDLMSLDPPFIPELANAGFLAPVPDDIAEQVSQDVAEGALQGASWADELVTVPFWANTQLLWYKKSVAEAAGLDPATTPVTWDQVMDAARDQDLALGVQGIKAEAYTVWINALVESAGGHIVETPEAPAEDIELGLESEAGREAARIIGEIGKDRLGGPGLPTQDENASLTQFQGDSGSFMVNWPFVWPAMQGSVEDGALDQAFLDDVGWAVYPQVVEGEDARPPYGGINIGVGAFSEHVDEAYEAAACIVRPEHQAAYFVTDGNPPSNTTAYDDPEVQETFPMADVIRQSLEQAAPRPQTPYYNEVSQGLQETWHPPASVDPDSTPQESTDFIVAVLRGERLL, encoded by the coding sequence GTGCACAGACGATCGAGGGGGATCGCCGCGGTGGCCGTGCTCGCCCTGGGGGCGGGTCTCGCGGCCTGCGCGCCGGCGGACGACACCCCGGTGCTGACCTGGTACACGAACCCGGACGCCGGGGGACAGGCGACGCTCGCGCAGCAGTGCACCGAGGAGGCCGGCGGCGCCTACCGGATCGAGGTCTCGGTGCTGCCGCGCGACGCCAGCTCGCAGCGCGAGCAGCTCGCCCGGCGGCTCGCCGCCTCCGACTCCTCCATCGACCTCATGAGCCTCGACCCGCCGTTCATCCCGGAGCTGGCGAACGCGGGGTTCCTCGCGCCGGTGCCCGACGACATCGCCGAGCAGGTCAGCCAGGACGTCGCGGAGGGGGCCCTGCAGGGCGCCTCCTGGGCCGACGAGCTCGTCACCGTCCCGTTCTGGGCCAACACGCAGCTGCTCTGGTACAAGAAGTCGGTCGCCGAGGCCGCCGGGCTGGACCCCGCGACCACGCCGGTGACCTGGGACCAGGTGATGGACGCGGCGCGCGACCAGGACCTCGCGCTCGGCGTGCAGGGCATCAAGGCCGAGGCGTACACCGTGTGGATCAACGCGCTGGTGGAGTCCGCGGGCGGGCACATCGTGGAGACCCCCGAGGCCCCGGCGGAGGACATCGAGCTCGGCCTGGAGTCCGAGGCGGGCCGGGAGGCCGCGCGGATCATCGGCGAGATCGGGAAGGACCGCCTCGGCGGGCCCGGCCTGCCCACGCAGGACGAGAACGCGTCGCTCACCCAGTTCCAGGGGGACAGCGGCTCGTTCATGGTGAACTGGCCGTTCGTCTGGCCCGCGATGCAGGGGTCGGTCGAGGACGGCGCGCTCGACCAGGCGTTCCTCGACGACGTCGGCTGGGCCGTGTACCCGCAGGTCGTCGAGGGCGAGGACGCCCGGCCGCCGTACGGCGGGATCAACATCGGCGTCGGGGCGTTCAGCGAGCACGTGGACGAGGCGTACGAGGCCGCCGCGTGCATCGTCCGGCCGGAGCACCAGGCGGCGTACTTCGTCACCGACGGCAACCCGCCCTCCAACACCACCGCGTACGACGACCCGGAGGTGCAGGAGACGTTCCCGATGGCGGACGTCATCCGGCAGTCGCTGGAGCAGGCGGCGCCGCGGCCCCAGACCCCGTACTACAACGAGGTCTCCCAGGGCCTGCAGGAGACCTGGCACCCGCCGGCCTCCGTGGACCCGGACTCCACGCCGCAGGAGTCCACCGACTTCATCGTCGCGGTGCTGCGAGGGGAGCGGCTGCTGTGA